A single region of the Aeromicrobium chenweiae genome encodes:
- a CDS encoding PHP domain-containing protein, which yields MRIDLHTHSNRSDGTDSPAELVANAKAAGLDVVALTDHDATTGWDDAVEAGESIGLHVVRGIEVSTWFHGESVHLLGYEFDPTDVPLLAELDRVLGGREQRLPQMLARLAEHGIDITMADVAAQSVDAAASGRPHIADAMVAKGYIAHRDEAFRGWLNSGGKAHVERYAAPLIEAVRLLKAAGGKAVVAHPWSRGSDKVLTADAFETLAEAGLDGIEVDHNDHDEEARRGLRRIAADLDLVTTGSSDYHGTGKSEAFHLGAHTTDPEEYGKLLG from the coding sequence GTGCGCATCGACCTCCACACCCACTCGAACCGTTCGGACGGCACCGACAGCCCCGCAGAGCTCGTCGCCAACGCCAAGGCGGCAGGCCTGGACGTCGTGGCGCTCACCGACCACGACGCCACCACCGGTTGGGACGACGCGGTGGAGGCGGGGGAGTCGATCGGCCTCCACGTCGTGCGCGGCATCGAGGTCTCGACCTGGTTCCACGGGGAGAGCGTGCACCTGCTCGGCTACGAGTTCGACCCCACCGACGTCCCGCTGCTCGCCGAGCTGGACCGGGTGCTGGGCGGGCGTGAGCAGCGCCTGCCGCAGATGCTCGCCAGGCTGGCCGAGCACGGGATCGACATCACGATGGCCGACGTCGCCGCGCAGTCGGTCGACGCCGCGGCCTCCGGGCGCCCGCACATCGCCGACGCCATGGTCGCGAAGGGCTACATCGCTCACCGCGACGAGGCGTTCCGGGGCTGGCTCAACTCCGGCGGCAAGGCGCACGTGGAGCGGTACGCCGCGCCTCTGATCGAGGCGGTCCGGCTGCTGAAGGCCGCCGGGGGCAAGGCCGTCGTGGCCCACCCGTGGTCGCGAGGCAGCGACAAGGTGCTGACCGCCGACGCGTTCGAGACCCTGGCTGAGGCGGGTCTCGACGGCATCGAGGTCGACCACAACGACCACGACGAGGAGGCGCGACGCGGCCTGCGCCGGATCGCCGCCGATCTCGACCTCGTGACGACAGGCTCCAGCGACTATCACGGCACCGGCAAGAGCGAGGCGTTCCACCTCGGCGCCCACACGACCGATCCGGAGGAGTACGGGAAGCTGCTCGGATAG
- a CDS encoding histidine phosphatase family protein — translation MSSPADLEDQLWLVRHGETEWSRSGQHTSTTDLPLTPVGEAGARTLAPVLAEFDFAQVLTSPRQRARRTAELAGFPDAEPDEDLAEWAYGDYEGLTTPEIQESVPGWSVWSHPSPNGESAAEVAERLDRVVARARAAHGKTLVFAHGHSLRALAARWLEVDVAEGRHFALDTSTISVLGVDRGTPVVRRWNVQP, via the coding sequence ATGAGCTCGCCGGCCGACCTCGAGGACCAGCTCTGGCTGGTGCGCCACGGTGAGACCGAGTGGAGCCGCAGCGGTCAGCACACCTCCACGACCGACCTGCCGCTCACGCCGGTCGGGGAGGCCGGTGCGCGGACGCTCGCGCCGGTGCTCGCCGAGTTCGACTTCGCGCAGGTGCTGACCAGCCCGCGCCAGCGCGCGCGGCGTACCGCTGAGCTGGCCGGCTTCCCCGACGCCGAGCCCGACGAGGACCTCGCGGAGTGGGCGTACGGAGACTACGAGGGCCTGACGACGCCGGAGATCCAGGAGTCCGTGCCCGGTTGGTCCGTCTGGTCCCACCCGAGCCCGAACGGCGAGAGCGCCGCCGAGGTCGCCGAGCGCCTCGACCGGGTCGTCGCCCGGGCACGTGCGGCGCACGGCAAGACGCTCGTCTTCGCGCACGGCCACTCCCTGCGGGCGCTGGCGGCCCGCTGGCTGGAGGTCGACGTCGCCGAGGGGCGCCACTTCGCGCTCGACACCTCGACGATCTCGGTGCTGGGAGTGGACCGCGGCACTCCCGTGGTCCGTCGGTGGAACGTCCAGCCGTGA
- a CDS encoding MaoC family dehydratase — protein sequence MTTKTNAGNFFEDFKVGQVLEHATPRTVTEGDRAMYGALYPTRFAVASSAEFAASVGLSPAPVEELIAFHIAFGKTVPDVSLNAVANLGYAECRFHRPVVPGDTLRTSSEVIGLKENSNGRTGVVYVRSTATNQRGEVALDWARWVMVHKRDAAAPAPETVVPELAPAVDPADLVIPEGLDFSAYDFAAAGETHRFDDYEVGETIDHVDGVTLTDPEHMLATRLWQNTAKVHFSTEARPDGTRLVYGGHIISMARALSFNGLANAQLIAAINAGAHTAPALAGDTVYAWSEVLDKADTSAPGVGALRLRLVATKGRDSTMTLRGEDGKYAPGVLLDLDYWALVPR from the coding sequence ATGACCACCAAGACCAACGCCGGCAACTTCTTCGAGGACTTCAAGGTCGGGCAGGTGCTCGAGCACGCGACGCCCCGCACCGTCACCGAGGGCGACCGGGCGATGTACGGCGCGCTCTACCCGACGAGGTTCGCGGTCGCCTCCTCGGCGGAGTTCGCCGCGTCCGTCGGCCTGTCCCCGGCCCCGGTGGAGGAGCTCATCGCGTTCCACATCGCGTTCGGGAAGACCGTCCCGGACGTCTCGCTCAACGCGGTCGCGAACCTCGGCTACGCCGAGTGCCGGTTCCACCGTCCGGTCGTTCCCGGCGACACGCTGCGCACCTCCTCGGAGGTGATCGGTCTCAAGGAGAACTCCAACGGCAGGACCGGCGTCGTCTACGTGCGGTCCACCGCGACCAACCAGCGTGGGGAGGTCGCGCTCGACTGGGCCCGGTGGGTCATGGTGCACAAGCGTGACGCCGCTGCCCCCGCGCCGGAGACGGTCGTCCCCGAGCTCGCGCCCGCGGTCGACCCCGCCGATCTCGTCATCCCCGAGGGACTCGACTTCAGCGCGTACGACTTCGCCGCGGCCGGCGAGACGCACCGCTTCGACGACTACGAGGTCGGCGAGACGATCGACCACGTCGACGGTGTGACCCTGACCGATCCCGAGCACATGCTCGCGACCCGGCTGTGGCAGAACACCGCGAAGGTCCACTTCAGCACGGAGGCACGGCCTGACGGCACCCGTCTGGTGTACGGCGGACACATCATCTCGATGGCCCGGGCGCTGTCGTTCAACGGCCTGGCCAACGCCCAGCTCATCGCCGCGATCAACGCCGGGGCGCACACTGCGCCGGCGCTCGCGGGCGACACGGTCTACGCGTGGTCGGAGGTGCTGGACAAGGCCGACACCTCCGCGCCCGGCGTCGGAGCCCTGCGGCTGCGACTGGTCGCGACCAAGGGGCGTGACTCGACCATGACCCTGCGCGGCGAGGACGGCAAGTACGCACCCGGGGTCCTGCTGGACCTCGACTACTGGGCGCTCGTGCCGCGATGA
- a CDS encoding general stress protein yields MAEIFSLEYPQSLGIYDKYADAQKAVDYLSDEDFPVENVLIVGTELRQVERVTGRLTWGRVLSAGAASGAWLGLLIGLVLSLFAEGSSAVATILGGIAFGIVFGLISGGLGYAATRGQRDFSSVQKVVATKYEILVEHKHLSAGQALLAKMPGNTANPFA; encoded by the coding sequence ATGGCCGAGATCTTCTCGCTGGAGTACCCACAGTCCCTCGGGATCTACGACAAGTACGCCGACGCGCAGAAGGCCGTCGACTACCTGTCGGACGAGGACTTCCCGGTGGAGAACGTGCTGATCGTCGGCACGGAGCTGCGCCAGGTCGAGCGGGTGACGGGGCGGCTGACCTGGGGGCGCGTGCTCTCCGCGGGCGCCGCGTCCGGCGCCTGGCTCGGGCTGCTCATCGGCCTGGTCCTCAGCCTGTTCGCCGAGGGCAGCTCGGCCGTCGCGACGATCCTCGGCGGCATCGCGTTCGGCATCGTCTTCGGCCTGATCTCCGGTGGCCTCGGCTACGCCGCGACGCGCGGGCAGCGCGACTTCAGCTCGGTCCAGAAGGTCGTCGCCACGAAGTACGAGATCCTCGTCGAGCACAAGCACCTGTCCGCCGGCCAGGCGCTGCTCGCCAAGATGCCCGGCAACACTGCGAACCCGTTCGCCTGA
- a CDS encoding acyl-CoA dehydrogenase family protein gives MGRLVSTEGLTEDQQEILKLVRQFVEKEIIPVATDLEHKDEYPTDIVEGLKELGIFGLMIPEEFGGLGESLLTYALVVEEIARGWMSVSGVINTHFIVAYLLMQHGTDEQKAKYLPKMATGEVRGAFSMSEPSLGSDVSAISTKATKLDDGGYEITGQKMWLTNGGSSTLVAVLVKTDEGEDSVYKNMTTFLIEKEAGFGETAQGITIPGKIDKMGYKGIDTTEMILEKHKSSADQILGGVPGKGFYQMMDGVEVGRVNVGARAVGIANRAFELGIAYAQQRETFGKPIAQHQAILFRLAEMGTKVETAHAMVVKAARLKDAGKRNDVEAGMAKMIASEYCNEVVQDSFRIHGGYGYSKEYEIERLYREAAFMLIGEGTSDIQKMIIGRALLKDYKL, from the coding sequence ATGGGTCGTCTGGTCAGCACCGAAGGTCTCACCGAGGATCAGCAGGAGATCCTCAAGCTCGTCCGGCAGTTCGTCGAGAAGGAGATCATCCCGGTCGCGACCGACCTGGAGCACAAGGACGAGTACCCCACCGACATCGTCGAGGGCCTCAAGGAGCTCGGCATCTTCGGCCTGATGATCCCCGAGGAGTTCGGTGGACTGGGTGAGAGCCTGCTGACGTACGCCCTGGTGGTCGAGGAGATCGCGCGCGGCTGGATGAGCGTCTCGGGCGTCATCAACACGCACTTCATCGTGGCGTACCTGCTGATGCAGCACGGCACGGACGAGCAGAAGGCCAAGTACTTGCCCAAGATGGCCACCGGGGAGGTCCGGGGAGCGTTCTCCATGAGCGAGCCGTCGCTGGGCTCGGACGTCTCGGCGATCTCGACCAAGGCGACCAAGCTCGACGACGGTGGCTACGAGATCACCGGCCAGAAGATGTGGCTGACCAACGGTGGCTCGTCCACGCTCGTCGCGGTCCTGGTCAAGACCGACGAGGGCGAGGACAGCGTCTACAAGAACATGACGACGTTCCTGATCGAGAAGGAAGCCGGCTTCGGCGAGACGGCCCAGGGCATCACGATCCCGGGCAAGATCGACAAGATGGGCTACAAGGGCATCGACACGACCGAGATGATCCTGGAGAAGCACAAGAGCTCCGCGGACCAGATCCTCGGCGGCGTCCCCGGCAAGGGCTTCTACCAGATGATGGACGGCGTCGAGGTGGGTCGCGTCAACGTCGGCGCCCGCGCCGTCGGCATCGCGAACCGCGCGTTCGAGCTCGGCATCGCGTACGCGCAACAGCGTGAGACGTTCGGCAAGCCCATCGCGCAGCACCAGGCGATCTTGTTCCGCCTGGCCGAGATGGGCACCAAGGTCGAGACGGCCCACGCCATGGTCGTCAAGGCCGCCCGCCTCAAGGACGCCGGCAAGCGCAACGACGTCGAGGCCGGCATGGCCAAGATGATCGCCTCGGAGTACTGCAACGAGGTCGTGCAGGACTCGTTCCGCATCCATGGCGGCTACGGTTACTCCAAGGAGTACGAGATCGAGCGCCTCTACCGCGAGGCCGCGTTCATGCTCATTGGTGAAGGCACGTCCGACATCCAGAAGATGATCATCGGCCGAGCACTCCTGAAGGACTACAAGCTGTAG
- a CDS encoding DMT family transporter, producing MNALLAVVAILGVSASGPLMAGAAAPALAIAFWRNALGTLAVAPFAVPVRHELAGLGRDGWRTVGFAGLMLAAHFATWCSSLKMTSVAAATAMVSMQVVFVVIIDRLRGDVAKPAVVVGIGVAVVGVLVITGVDFSLSARALIGDLLALLGGLTAALYLMAGSRVRETISTSAYTFACYGICAVALAVGALVAQVEMIDFSGRTWLAIIGVTICAQLLGHSVLNHLLAVMSPGLISLLLLLEVPGAAVLAGIFLDQTPPLGVYAGLGLILVGLVVVVTRRTPPEVVLAE from the coding sequence GTGAACGCCCTCCTCGCCGTCGTCGCCATCCTCGGGGTCTCGGCATCGGGGCCCCTCATGGCAGGAGCGGCCGCCCCGGCGCTGGCGATCGCGTTCTGGCGCAACGCGCTCGGGACGCTCGCGGTCGCCCCGTTCGCGGTGCCGGTTCGGCACGAGCTCGCCGGTCTCGGCCGCGACGGCTGGCGGACGGTCGGCTTCGCCGGTCTCATGCTCGCGGCGCACTTCGCGACGTGGTGCAGCTCCTTGAAGATGACGTCCGTCGCGGCGGCCACCGCGATGGTCAGCATGCAGGTCGTCTTCGTCGTGATCATCGACCGTCTGCGGGGGGACGTCGCCAAGCCGGCGGTCGTGGTGGGCATCGGCGTGGCGGTCGTGGGCGTGCTCGTCATCACCGGCGTCGACTTCTCACTGTCCGCGCGGGCCCTCATCGGCGACCTGCTCGCGCTCCTGGGCGGTCTGACCGCGGCGCTGTACCTGATGGCCGGCAGCCGGGTGCGCGAGACCATCTCGACCTCGGCCTACACGTTCGCCTGCTACGGCATCTGCGCGGTGGCGCTCGCCGTCGGAGCCCTGGTGGCGCAGGTCGAGATGATCGACTTCAGCGGACGCACGTGGCTCGCGATCATCGGGGTCACGATCTGCGCGCAGCTGCTCGGCCACTCGGTCCTCAACCACCTGCTGGCGGTCATGAGCCCCGGCCTCATCTCCCTCCTGTTGCTGCTCGAGGTGCCGGGCGCGGCGGTGCTGGCCGGCATCTTCCTCGACCAGACCCCGCCGCTGGGGGTGTACGCCGGCCTGGGACTCATCCTGGTCGGGCTGGTCGTGGTGGTCACGCGGCGCACGCCGCCGGAGGTCGTCCTGGCCGAGTGA
- a CDS encoding TIGR01777 family oxidoreductase, with translation MGDLRTAVIAGASGYVGTHVREHLEARGVAVRTIGRGEASTATWDDPDALVRAVDGADLVLNLAGRSVSCRYSRQNTDEIFRSRVGTTAALGRAVAAAASPPSLWVNASTGTIYRDARDRPMDEVDGEIGSGLSVEVARAWERELFAAPTSVRRVALRMTIVLGAGGGAINPFINLARIGFGGRMGDGAQRFSWVHVEDVARSIVHLHGHPELSGPVNVAAPEVVMNAELMRRVRTTLGRRRGLPEPQWLLEMGARIIRTEAELVLKSRWVASRALVDSGFVFEHETLQSALDEIAGRTPRGLLPVALG, from the coding sequence ATGGGAGATCTCAGGACCGCAGTCATCGCTGGGGCGTCGGGGTACGTCGGCACCCACGTCCGTGAGCACCTCGAGGCGCGCGGCGTCGCGGTGCGGACGATCGGCCGCGGCGAGGCGAGCACCGCGACCTGGGACGACCCGGACGCGCTGGTCCGGGCCGTGGACGGCGCCGATCTCGTGCTCAACCTCGCCGGGCGGTCGGTGAGCTGCCGCTACAGCAGGCAGAACACGGACGAGATCTTCCGGTCGCGCGTCGGCACCACCGCGGCGCTCGGCCGCGCCGTGGCCGCGGCGGCGAGCCCGCCGTCGTTGTGGGTCAACGCCAGCACCGGGACGATCTACCGGGATGCCCGTGACCGGCCGATGGACGAGGTCGACGGTGAGATCGGCTCGGGGCTCTCGGTCGAGGTCGCGCGCGCCTGGGAGCGCGAGCTGTTCGCCGCTCCGACGTCCGTGCGCCGGGTGGCGCTGCGGATGACGATCGTCCTCGGCGCCGGCGGGGGAGCGATCAACCCCTTCATCAACCTGGCGCGCATCGGCTTCGGTGGCCGGATGGGCGACGGTGCCCAGCGCTTCAGCTGGGTCCACGTGGAGGACGTCGCTCGGTCGATCGTGCACCTGCACGGGCACCCCGAGCTGAGCGGACCGGTCAACGTCGCGGCGCCCGAGGTCGTCATGAACGCCGAGCTGATGCGCCGGGTGCGTACGACGTTGGGGCGGCGCCGTGGTCTTCCGGAGCCGCAGTGGCTCCTCGAGATGGGCGCGCGGATCATCCGCACCGAGGCCGAGCTGGTCCTCAAGAGTCGCTGGGTCGCGTCGCGAGCACTGGTGGACAGCGGTTTCGTGTTCGAGCACGAGACCCTGCAGTCGGCGCTGGACGAGATCGCCGGGCGCACGCCCCGGGGCCTGCTGCCCGTCGCGCTCGGCTGA
- a CDS encoding WS/DGAT/MGAT family O-acyltransferase, whose translation MSFMPPTDSMFLLAESRDQPMHVGGLQLFVPPEDAGPDHIRETVASFREPGQASPLFRRRPAEPVGTLGNTWWATDDTIDFDYHVRHSAVPGPGRIRELLQLTSRWHGTLLDRHRPMWEAHVVEGLADGRIAVYTKVHHSMLDGVSALRLMQKSLSEDPDARDCVPPWAVTPRGAGGSKQGLDPMALLRGGAAALGDIAGLVPASLRIGTQVLRDGDVTLPRAPKTMLNGPVGGARRFAAQSWEIERIQRVAKSSATTMNDVVLAMVSGALRQYLLEQHALPDDPMTAMVPVSLSLRASSAGEEDTAPGNATGAIVVNLATDREHGASRLEEIAYSSRQAKKIMGDLSPTQILAFSALQVLPLALGPVPGFVKYAHPPFNVIVSNVPGPKEPMYFNGARLDGMYPVSIVLDGQALNITLTSRDGYLDFGLIGCRRSVPHLQRLLIHLESSLAELETAWG comes from the coding sequence ATGTCGTTCATGCCCCCCACCGACTCGATGTTCCTGTTGGCGGAGTCGCGGGACCAGCCGATGCATGTCGGCGGGCTGCAGCTGTTCGTCCCACCCGAGGACGCCGGTCCTGACCACATCCGCGAGACCGTCGCGTCGTTCCGCGAGCCCGGCCAGGCGTCGCCGCTGTTCCGCCGGCGACCGGCCGAGCCGGTCGGGACGCTGGGCAACACGTGGTGGGCGACCGACGACACGATCGACTTCGACTACCACGTCCGCCACTCGGCGGTACCGGGACCGGGCCGCATCCGTGAGCTCCTGCAGCTGACGTCCCGATGGCACGGCACGCTGCTCGATCGGCACCGGCCGATGTGGGAGGCGCACGTCGTGGAGGGTCTCGCGGACGGACGGATCGCGGTCTACACCAAGGTCCACCACTCGATGCTGGACGGCGTCTCGGCACTCCGGCTCATGCAGAAGTCCCTGAGCGAGGATCCCGACGCCCGCGACTGCGTGCCCCCGTGGGCGGTCACGCCCCGGGGTGCCGGCGGGTCCAAGCAGGGCCTGGACCCGATGGCGCTGCTGCGTGGCGGGGCCGCGGCGCTCGGCGACATCGCGGGCCTGGTCCCGGCGTCGCTGCGCATCGGCACCCAGGTCCTGCGGGACGGCGACGTCACCCTGCCCCGTGCGCCCAAGACGATGCTGAACGGTCCGGTCGGGGGTGCCCGTCGGTTCGCGGCGCAGTCGTGGGAGATCGAGCGGATCCAGCGGGTCGCCAAGTCGTCGGCGACGACGATGAACGACGTCGTGCTCGCGATGGTGTCGGGCGCCCTGCGCCAGTACCTGCTGGAGCAGCACGCGCTGCCGGACGATCCGATGACGGCGATGGTGCCGGTGTCCCTGTCGCTGCGAGCGAGCTCGGCGGGGGAGGAGGACACCGCGCCCGGCAACGCGACGGGGGCGATCGTCGTCAACCTCGCGACCGACCGCGAGCACGGCGCCAGTCGGCTGGAGGAGATCGCCTACTCGTCGCGGCAGGCCAAGAAGATCATGGGAGACCTGAGCCCGACCCAGATCCTGGCGTTCTCGGCACTCCAGGTGCTTCCCCTCGCGCTGGGGCCCGTGCCCGGATTCGTCAAGTACGCGCATCCCCCGTTCAACGTCATCGTGTCCAACGTGCCGGGGCCCAAGGAGCCGATGTACTTCAATGGTGCCCGGCTCGACGGCATGTACCCCGTGTCGATCGTGCTGGACGGGCAGGCGCTCAACATCACCCTCACCAGCAGGGACGGGTACCTCGACTTCGGGCTCATCGGCTGCCGCCGCTCGGTCCCGCACCTGCAGCGCCTGCTGATCCATCTCGAGTCGTCGCTCGCGGAGCTGGAGACCGCCTGGGGCTGA
- a CDS encoding alpha/beta hydrolase encodes MAHLALAAEPQFVRGSSLQSKVLGFGLRHTVRPLLGIWAHLPFDVFPPNVIEHAARLLPVHAGTMWRAVDLELSTSEWLQAKGVEDITGGNERAILYFHGGAFLTCGLNTHRRLVSRISYAAKQPVLNVGYRQMPHEPITESIADGADGFRWLLAQGYEPENITIAGDSAGGYLAFSVARAVIDRGLGRPAGVVALSPLLDFDPAGKLAHRNAHRCQTFPMHAVAKLTDVSLRMDTRRGVAGRRTDPVNMPLADLPPILIHVGSREVLMADAELMANRLVSAGVPCDLQVWEKQVHVFQAAASWVPEARLAIEEIGTFVRGLAEREVGETAPTMATTPAPRSARVAHA; translated from the coding sequence ATGGCGCACCTCGCGCTCGCCGCCGAGCCGCAGTTCGTCCGTGGCTCGAGCCTGCAGTCGAAGGTCCTGGGCTTCGGGCTGCGCCACACCGTCCGTCCCCTGCTCGGCATCTGGGCCCACCTCCCGTTCGACGTCTTCCCACCCAACGTGATCGAGCACGCGGCGCGGCTCCTGCCCGTCCATGCGGGCACGATGTGGCGCGCGGTCGATCTCGAGCTGTCGACGAGCGAGTGGCTGCAGGCCAAGGGCGTCGAGGACATCACCGGGGGCAACGAGCGCGCGATCCTGTACTTCCACGGCGGGGCGTTCCTGACCTGCGGCCTGAACACCCACCGCCGGCTGGTCTCCCGCATCTCGTACGCGGCGAAGCAGCCCGTCCTCAACGTCGGCTACCGGCAGATGCCCCACGAGCCCATCACCGAGTCCATCGCCGACGGCGCCGACGGGTTCCGCTGGTTGCTGGCACAGGGCTACGAGCCGGAGAACATCACGATCGCCGGCGACTCGGCCGGCGGCTACCTCGCGTTCAGCGTGGCCCGCGCCGTGATCGACCGGGGGCTCGGGCGTCCTGCCGGCGTCGTCGCACTCTCCCCGCTGCTCGACTTCGATCCCGCGGGGAAGCTGGCCCACCGCAACGCACACCGCTGCCAGACGTTCCCCATGCACGCGGTCGCCAAGCTGACCGACGTGTCCCTGCGGATGGACACCCGTCGCGGGGTCGCCGGCCGGCGCACCGACCCGGTCAACATGCCACTCGCGGACCTCCCCCCGATCCTGATCCACGTGGGGTCCCGCGAGGTGCTGATGGCCGACGCCGAGCTCATGGCCAACCGTCTGGTGTCGGCCGGCGTGCCGTGCGACCTGCAGGTCTGGGAGAAGCAGGTGCACGTGTTCCAGGCCGCCGCCTCGTGGGTGCCCGAGGCCCGCCTCGCCATCGAGGAGATCGGGACGTTCGTGCGTGGGCTCGCCGAGCGCGAGGTCGGCGAGACCGCCCCCACGATGGCCACCACACCAGCACCGAGGTCCGCCCGCGTCGCCCACGCGTGA